From Bacteroidota bacterium, one genomic window encodes:
- a CDS encoding cyclic beta 1-2 glucan synthetase, translated as MKQISRTAEDILAQMRTYFQENANKRIYTNEEPLRSELFTSGQMEKYGKTLAETHRLSSEKGKDLVLRRLADNEKTLFEVQTLLTEDESADSQITPAGEWLVDNFYLIEEQIRTAKRHLPKGYSENLPKLANKRAAGLTRVYDIALQIISHSDGRIDIESLSSFLRSYQSVAKLKLGELWAIPIMLRLALIENLRRVSAKIAIDRIDRNLADQWAKRLIETAENEPRDLIITIADMTRSKPPLVSPFIAELTRQLSGKGPGLALALSWIEQRLTENGLTSIELISSENQKQAADQVSVKNSIDSLRLLSAMDWRDFVEVHSVVEQILRKDPAGVYSNMDFTTRDQFRHVVEHVAQRSRLSEEEVTQIVLNLANERAASYSKDDRQAHVGYYLIGKGLMETRRAAKIPQTFFNNFRFKVRRRALFLYLSSIFLATTVLTAGVFYLIRDEQIGKLMMLLILGISFISFSQLVITLINFLSTLLVKPRLLPRMDFSEGIPEEFHTLVIIPSMLTNSKDIDELVEALEVRYLANMDKNLQFGLLTDFTDAKSEVLPTDQKMLDQVKRGIEELNVKYGFSENEMFFLFHRPRRWNNDEKIWMGYERKRGKLAELNAILRGQGYDRFSLMVGKTDTLLDIKYVITLDADTQLPRGAAWKLIASMAHPLNRALYNERKQRVTQGYGILQPRVAVSLPDITASNFAKLHGNEPGIDPYTRASSDVYQDLFFEGSFIGKGIYDVDIFEKALGGKFPENRILSHDLIEGCYTRSGLISDVQLFEKYPTTYRADVKRRMRWIRGDWQIAAFFSPFVPNVKHRWRRNTLSALSRWKIFDNIRRSLVPIALTIFMLIAWLVLDHPLFWTIVISSVIVMPVVISSVWQLFKRQKDIVFTQHIILFSLNASGVFVQIIFTLICLPYEAYYTLIAILRTTWRMVISHKKLLEWNPSSVEERMNPASLAASFSSMWFEPALALGIFYFLFSSDPNRIAVAIPILLLWMSAPLVTWWMSRPISRQSSALSNDQILYLRVLSRKTWGFFEKYVTEEDNWLPPDNFQEKPTPVIAHRTSPTNIGLYLLSNLTAVDFGYMSVSRMLARTQHTFDTLNILPKHNGHLYNWYDTVSLDPLIPKYISTVDNGNLVGHLLTLRQGFLEILDQKTFDSKVYVGLRDTLLVLLERIEAGDKDKFNEFRDAVDNASQSEELSVYENMLRLNDLSDKLEQALSGINFTGNPYGVWWKKILLDQISGILENMQVLKPWYLLESAPENLKNLIQIKNPSLVEISKISIYLPREIKGKRAEATAEENAWFDTFLIALEESGNLADARISMIDDQIFECDELSNIEWDFLYDKSKQLFTIGYKPDEYQLDPSFYDLLASESRLATFVGIAQGKIPEESWFALGRLVSNPGRKPVLLSWSGSMFEYLMPLLVMPNYENTLLDRTYKTSVARQIEYGNQRGVPWGNSESGYNLTDVNSNYQYHAFGTPGLGLKRGLGEELVIAPYATAMALMVEPEKSCKNLELMTSEGFEGDFGFYEAIDYTPARLPRGQTNAIIYSYMAHHQGMSLLSFSYLLLNQPMQRRFEAEPRFKASLLLLQERIPKATSYYAHTAPSTEKNFAKDGSAVRVLKTPNTPVPEVQLLSNGRYHVMVTNSGGGYSRWKDLAVTRWREDATCDNWGNFCYIRDLDNDVFWSATFQPSLRKVKNYEVAFSQSRADFRGSLNRIETHTEIVVSPEDDIEMRRLNLSNHSDQVRTLEITSYSEVVLASAASDAMAPAYSNLFVQTEIQKANNAIICTRRPRSVSEHPPYMFHMMCAEGVQVEQVSYETSRNKFVGRGNTPANPSAMQNRGPLSGSEGSVLDPVVAIRYRITLRPRQIVSIDFIIGIGDTKEICQSLIEKYQDHHHKDRIFELAWTHNQVVLRHINATEADTQLYSRLASSVIFANSFLRANPAILIKNQRGQSGLWGYSISGDLPIVLLKVENQENVQLVKQLIQAHNYWQLKGLKVDLVIWNEDHGGYRQLLQNQIQALIAAEVADKPGGIFVRASDQISNEDRILFQTVARVILSDEEGTLEEHLDRKAAAKLNIPALVTTIPPDTQSSVITQPKDLKFFNGLGGFSQDGSEYIISVNSKLRTPAPWSNVIANPKFGTVVSESGQAYTWAENAHEYRLTPWNNDPISDIGGEVFYLRDEESGRFWSTTLLPRPGNSSYTVRHGMGYSVFEYQEDGIQSEMWVYVDIESAVKFTVLKIKNASGRPRKLSATGYTEWVMGDMRPKNAMHIFSEMDSVTGALIAKNPYNTEFPGRVTFFDVDERKKTFTADRAEFIGRNQSLQNPDAMSKVKLSGKLGAGYDPCAAIQINFELDEGEEKEIIFRLGTGTDINDALNLVKNFKGSDKAATALQKVRDFWKKTLEAMQVQTPDDATNIIANYWITYQTLSSRLWGRSGYYQSGGAFGFRDQLQDVLSLLHAQPELAREQILLAASRQFKEGDVQHWWHPPTGRGVRTRCSDDFLWLPYVTIRYIRQTGDDKILDEMISYLEGRHLNHEEESYYDLPIQSMQRASLYDHCVKAIQYGFRYGEHGLPLIGSGDWNDGMDQVGKHGKGESVWLGFFIYDICMNFIEVAERHQDLGFAEQCKDEAEKLKVNIEKNAWDGEWYRRAYFDDGTPLGSHLNDECQIDSLSQSWSVISGVADKTRALTAMNSAYARLVNKKDNIICLLDPAFDKSVTNPGYIKGYVAGVRENGGQYSHAAIWMIIAFTKLGDSEKAWELFKMINPINHGRTPEEIATYKVEPYVMAGDVYAVSPHQGHGGWTWYTGSAGWMNQLITDHFFGLRKEGDKLSFVPCVPAEWGSFKIHYRYKSSVYNISFTQDSGVGAMTVKENNIDFENNKIALVDDGATHEVKIVLYRGK; from the coding sequence ATGAAGCAAATAAGTAGAACAGCTGAAGATATTTTAGCGCAAATGCGTACATATTTTCAGGAAAATGCCAATAAACGTATTTACACCAATGAAGAACCACTCCGGTCCGAACTTTTTACTTCCGGACAGATGGAGAAGTATGGAAAGACCCTTGCCGAAACCCATCGTTTAAGTTCTGAAAAAGGCAAAGACCTTGTATTACGTCGTTTGGCTGATAATGAAAAAACATTATTCGAAGTTCAGACATTGCTTACAGAAGATGAATCTGCGGATTCGCAGATCACTCCTGCAGGTGAATGGCTGGTCGATAATTTTTATCTGATCGAAGAACAGATCCGTACTGCGAAAAGACATTTACCAAAAGGCTATAGTGAGAACTTACCAAAGCTGGCGAACAAAAGAGCCGCCGGACTTACTCGCGTTTATGATATTGCTTTGCAGATCATTTCACATAGCGATGGCCGGATCGATATAGAAAGCCTTAGTAGTTTTTTAAGATCCTATCAATCGGTAGCAAAACTAAAATTAGGTGAACTTTGGGCAATACCGATCATGCTTCGTCTTGCATTGATAGAAAACCTGCGCCGTGTTTCTGCTAAGATTGCGATCGACAGAATTGACAGAAATCTTGCTGATCAATGGGCGAAACGACTTATTGAAACTGCTGAAAACGAACCGCGGGATCTTATCATTACAATTGCTGATATGACCCGTTCAAAACCACCGCTTGTGAGTCCGTTCATTGCTGAATTGACCCGACAGTTGAGTGGTAAAGGTCCCGGACTTGCACTTGCACTTTCCTGGATCGAACAACGTTTAACAGAAAATGGCTTGACAAGCATAGAATTGATCTCGTCTGAAAATCAAAAGCAGGCAGCAGATCAGGTCTCTGTAAAAAACAGCATTGACAGTTTGCGTTTGTTAAGTGCAATGGACTGGCGTGATTTTGTTGAAGTACACAGTGTAGTTGAACAAATACTCCGGAAGGATCCTGCAGGAGTTTATTCCAATATGGATTTTACAACGCGTGATCAGTTTCGTCACGTTGTTGAACATGTTGCCCAACGATCAAGGTTGTCAGAAGAAGAAGTTACTCAGATCGTTCTTAATCTTGCTAATGAAAGAGCTGCCAGTTATTCCAAAGACGACAGACAAGCACATGTTGGTTATTATCTGATCGGAAAAGGTCTCATGGAGACCAGACGTGCTGCGAAAATTCCGCAAACGTTTTTTAATAATTTCCGGTTTAAAGTTCGTCGACGTGCTTTATTTTTATACCTGTCATCGATCTTTCTTGCAACAACAGTTTTAACTGCCGGAGTATTTTATCTGATTCGTGATGAACAGATAGGCAAACTAATGATGTTGCTAATTCTTGGAATTTCGTTCATAAGTTTTAGTCAACTTGTGATTACTCTTATAAATTTCCTTTCGACGTTATTAGTCAAACCAAGACTATTGCCAAGAATGGATTTCTCAGAAGGTATACCTGAAGAATTTCATACGCTGGTGATCATTCCATCAATGTTAACTAATTCTAAAGACATTGATGAACTTGTAGAAGCTTTGGAAGTAAGGTATCTGGCAAATATGGATAAGAATTTGCAGTTCGGTTTACTGACCGATTTTACAGATGCAAAATCAGAAGTATTGCCAACTGATCAAAAGATGCTGGATCAGGTCAAGAGAGGAATTGAAGAACTGAATGTCAAATACGGATTCAGCGAAAATGAAATGTTCTTCTTATTTCATCGCCCAAGAAGATGGAACAATGATGAGAAGATCTGGATGGGTTATGAAAGAAAGCGTGGAAAACTTGCTGAGTTAAATGCTATTCTCCGTGGACAAGGCTATGATCGTTTTTCATTGATGGTCGGAAAAACCGATACTCTTCTTGATATAAAGTATGTTATCACTCTTGATGCAGATACACAGCTACCTCGCGGAGCAGCATGGAAACTTATCGCTTCGATGGCCCATCCGCTCAATCGTGCTTTATACAATGAAAGAAAACAGAGAGTAACTCAGGGATATGGAATTCTTCAACCACGGGTTGCAGTAAGTTTGCCTGATATTACAGCTTCTAACTTTGCAAAGTTACATGGCAATGAGCCGGGAATAGATCCGTATACAAGAGCATCTTCTGATGTATATCAGGATCTGTTTTTCGAAGGTTCGTTTATTGGAAAAGGAATTTATGATGTAGATATTTTTGAAAAAGCATTAGGTGGAAAATTCCCTGAGAACAGGATCTTAAGTCATGATCTTATTGAAGGTTGTTATACAAGGTCAGGTTTGATCAGTGATGTTCAACTCTTCGAAAAATATCCAACTACATACAGAGCGGATGTTAAAAGAAGAATGAGATGGATCCGTGGTGACTGGCAAATTGCAGCATTCTTTTCTCCTTTTGTTCCGAATGTAAAGCACCGTTGGAGAAGAAATACGCTTTCAGCTCTATCAAGATGGAAAATTTTCGATAACATAAGACGGAGTCTGGTGCCAATTGCTTTGACAATATTTATGTTGATTGCATGGCTTGTTCTGGATCATCCATTATTCTGGACTATCGTAATATCAAGTGTAATTGTTATGCCTGTTGTGATTTCATCAGTGTGGCAATTATTCAAACGACAGAAAGATATTGTTTTTACTCAGCATATTATTTTATTCAGTCTGAATGCAAGTGGAGTATTTGTACAAATAATTTTCACTCTGATCTGTTTGCCCTATGAAGCGTATTATACTTTAATTGCTATTCTCAGAACCACATGGAGAATGGTAATCTCTCATAAGAAACTTTTGGAATGGAATCCTTCCTCAGTTGAAGAACGAATGAACCCTGCCAGTCTTGCTGCTTCATTCAGTTCAATGTGGTTTGAACCTGCATTGGCTTTGGGAATATTTTATTTCCTGTTTTCTTCTGATCCAAACAGAATTGCTGTTGCAATTCCAATTTTACTATTATGGATGTCTGCACCTCTCGTGACATGGTGGATGAGCAGGCCTATTTCCAGACAATCTAGTGCTCTTTCAAACGATCAGATTTTATATTTGAGAGTACTATCGAGAAAGACCTGGGGATTTTTCGAGAAGTATGTGACAGAAGAAGATAATTGGTTACCACCTGATAATTTTCAGGAAAAGCCAACTCCTGTAATTGCACATAGAACATCGCCTACAAATATCGGATTGTATTTGTTATCAAATCTCACAGCAGTTGATTTCGGATATATGTCTGTCAGCAGGATGCTTGCAAGAACTCAGCACACATTTGATACTTTGAACATTTTACCGAAACACAATGGACATCTTTATAACTGGTATGATACAGTTTCGCTTGACCCATTGATTCCGAAGTATATTTCAACAGTTGATAATGGTAACCTTGTCGGACATTTACTTACTCTTCGTCAGGGCTTTCTTGAAATACTTGACCAGAAAACTTTTGATTCGAAAGTCTATGTAGGATTAAGAGATACATTATTAGTCTTGCTGGAAAGAATTGAAGCCGGTGATAAAGATAAGTTCAATGAATTCAGAGATGCTGTTGACAATGCTTCACAATCGGAAGAACTTTCTGTTTATGAGAACATGCTTCGCTTGAATGATCTTTCTGACAAATTGGAACAAGCGTTGTCGGGAATAAATTTTACAGGTAATCCTTATGGTGTATGGTGGAAAAAAATATTGTTAGATCAGATCTCAGGAATATTAGAGAACATGCAAGTATTGAAGCCATGGTATCTTCTGGAATCTGCACCTGAAAATTTAAAGAACCTGATCCAGATTAAAAACCCTTCACTTGTAGAAATTTCCAAGATCTCTATTTACTTGCCAAGAGAAATTAAAGGTAAGCGGGCAGAAGCTACTGCTGAAGAAAATGCATGGTTTGATACATTCCTGATTGCATTGGAAGAATCAGGAAATCTTGCTGATGCAAGAATTTCTATGATCGATGATCAGATCTTTGAATGTGATGAGCTATCAAATATTGAATGGGATTTTCTTTACGACAAATCAAAACAACTCTTTACAATCGGATATAAGCCTGACGAGTATCAACTCGATCCAAGCTTTTATGATCTACTTGCATCTGAAAGCAGACTTGCAACTTTCGTTGGGATTGCACAAGGAAAAATCCCTGAAGAGAGTTGGTTTGCATTAGGTCGATTAGTTTCTAATCCGGGGCGTAAGCCTGTATTGCTTTCATGGAGTGGTTCAATGTTCGAGTATTTAATGCCGTTACTTGTAATGCCTAATTATGAGAACACATTATTAGACAGGACTTATAAAACTTCCGTTGCAAGACAAATTGAATATGGTAACCAAAGAGGTGTGCCTTGGGGAAATTCTGAATCCGGTTATAATCTTACTGATGTAAATTCTAATTATCAGTATCATGCTTTTGGAACTCCCGGACTTGGATTGAAACGAGGCTTAGGCGAAGAATTGGTAATTGCTCCGTATGCAACTGCAATGGCATTGATGGTAGAACCTGAGAAGTCGTGTAAGAATCTTGAACTGATGACGAGTGAAGGATTTGAAGGTGACTTCGGATTTTATGAAGCGATTGATTACACTCCGGCGCGTTTGCCACGTGGACAAACAAATGCAATCATTTATTCTTACATGGCGCATCATCAGGGTATGAGTTTACTTTCATTCTCATATTTGCTTTTGAATCAGCCAATGCAAAGACGTTTTGAAGCTGAACCTCGTTTTAAAGCAAGTCTTTTACTTTTACAGGAAAGAATTCCTAAAGCAACTTCTTATTACGCACATACTGCACCTTCTACTGAAAAGAATTTTGCAAAAGACGGTTCAGCGGTACGTGTATTAAAAACGCCGAATACTCCGGTACCGGAAGTACAGTTATTGTCGAATGGAAGATATCATGTGATGGTAACTAATTCCGGTGGTGGATACAGCCGTTGGAAAGATCTTGCTGTTACAAGATGGCGTGAAGATGCTACTTGTGACAATTGGGGAAATTTCTGTTACATCAGAGATCTTGACAATGATGTTTTCTGGTCTGCAACTTTTCAACCTAGTTTACGCAAAGTAAAAAACTATGAGGTAGCATTCTCTCAAAGCCGTGCTGACTTCAGAGGTTCATTGAACCGTATCGAAACACATACCGAAATTGTAGTTTCGCCGGAAGATGATATTGAAATGCGAAGACTTAATCTTTCAAATCATTCAGATCAGGTCAGAACACTTGAGATCACAAGTTACTCTGAAGTTGTTTTGGCTTCTGCAGCTTCCGATGCAATGGCGCCTGCATACAGTAATTTATTTGTACAGACTGAAATACAGAAAGCAAATAATGCAATTATCTGTACACGTCGACCACGTTCTGTAAGTGAGCATCCGCCATACATGTTCCATATGATGTGTGCCGAAGGGGTACAAGTGGAACAGGTTTCTTATGAGACAAGCAGAAATAAATTTGTTGGTCGTGGGAATACTCCTGCCAATCCTTCTGCAATGCAAAATCGGGGTCCATTATCCGGAAGTGAAGGTTCGGTACTTGATCCTGTTGTTGCGATCAGATATAGAATTACTTTACGCCCAAGACAAATTGTTTCAATTGATTTTATTATTGGTATAGGTGATACTAAAGAAATTTGTCAGTCATTGATTGAAAAATATCAGGATCATCATCACAAAGACAGGATCTTTGAATTAGCATGGACGCATAATCAAGTTGTGCTGCGACACATCAATGCAACTGAAGCCGACACTCAACTCTATAGCAGATTAGCGAGCTCAGTAATTTTTGCTAACTCATTCCTTAGAGCAAATCCGGCAATACTTATTAAAAATCAACGAGGACAATCAGGACTCTGGGGCTATTCAATTTCCGGAGACCTTCCAATTGTACTTTTGAAAGTTGAGAACCAGGAAAATGTTCAATTGGTAAAGCAATTAATTCAAGCACATAATTACTGGCAGCTAAAAGGATTGAAAGTAGATCTTGTGATCTGGAATGAAGATCATGGCGGCTATCGTCAGTTGTTGCAAAATCAGATTCAGGCACTTATTGCTGCTGAAGTTGCAGATAAACCGGGAGGAATTTTTGTCAGAGCATCTGATCAGATCTCCAATGAAGACAGAATTTTATTCCAGACTGTTGCACGTGTTATTTTAAGTGACGAAGAAGGTACATTAGAAGAACATCTGGACCGTAAAGCTGCTGCTAAATTAAATATTCCGGCACTCGTTACAACTATTCCGCCTGATACTCAGAGTAGCGTCATCACTCAGCCGAAAGACCTTAAATTCTTCAATGGTCTCGGCGGTTTTTCTCAGGACGGAAGTGAATATATTATTTCTGTCAATAGTAAACTGAGAACTCCTGCACCATGGTCGAATGTAATTGCTAATCCTAAATTTGGAACTGTAGTTTCTGAAAGCGGCCAGGCTTATACATGGGCTGAAAATGCACATGAATATCGATTGACTCCATGGAATAATGATCCGATAAGTGATATTGGTGGTGAAGTATTTTATTTGCGTGATGAAGAGTCAGGCAGATTCTGGTCTACAACTCTTTTGCCTCGTCCGGGAAATTCGTCCTATACTGTTCGTCATGGAATGGGTTATAGCGTTTTTGAATATCAGGAAGATGGTATCCAGTCAGAAATGTGGGTGTATGTGGATATTGAAAGTGCAGTGAAATTTACTGTGCTGAAAATTAAAAATGCATCAGGCCGGCCACGTAAACTTTCTGCTACAGGATATACTGAATGGGTAATGGGAGATATGCGTCCGAAAAATGCAATGCACATTTTCAGTGAAATGGATTCTGTTACAGGTGCACTCATTGCTAAAAATCCATACAATACAGAATTCCCTGGTCGTGTAACTTTCTTTGATGTCGACGAGCGCAAGAAAACGTTTACGGCTGACAGAGCTGAATTCATAGGAAGAAATCAATCGCTGCAAAATCCTGATGCTATGAGTAAAGTTAAGCTATCAGGAAAATTAGGAGCTGGTTATGATCCATGTGCTGCTATTCAGATAAATTTCGAATTGGATGAAGGAGAAGAAAAAGAAATCATTTTCCGACTGGGAACAGGAACTGATATAAATGATGCTCTTAATCTTGTGAAGAATTTCAAAGGAAGTGATAAAGCTGCTACTGCTTTGCAAAAGGTTCGTGACTTCTGGAAGAAAACTCTTGAAGCAATGCAGGTTCAAACTCCTGATGATGCAACCAATATCATAGCCAACTATTGGATCACATATCAGACGTTGTCGTCTCGTTTATGGGGAAGAAGTGGTTACTATCAATCCGGTGGTGCATTCGGATTCAGAGATCAGTTGCAGGATGTGCTTTCATTATTGCACGCTCAACCTGAACTGGCCCGTGAACAAATTCTTCTTGCTGCATCACGTCAATTTAAAGAAGGCGATGTACAGCATTGGTGGCATCCACCTACAGGTCGTGGTGTCCGGACCCGTTGTTCTGACGATTTCCTTTGGTTGCCTTATGTGACTATCCGGTATATCAGACAAACGGGAGATGATAAGATCCTTGATGAAATGATCTCATATCTTGAAGGCCGTCATTTAAATCATGAAGAAGAGTCTTACTATGATCTTCCAATTCAATCAATGCAGAGAGCTTCGCTTTATGATCATTGTGTAAAAGCAATTCAATATGGATTCAGATATGGAGAGCATGGACTTCCATTAATCGGAAGTGGTGACTGGAACGATGGAATGGACCAGGTTGGTAAACATGGAAAAGGCGAAAGCGTCTGGCTTGGATTCTTTATCTACGATATCTGTATGAATTTTATTGAGGTCGCTGAACGTCATCAGGATTTAGGTTTTGCTGAACAGTGTAAAGATGAAGCTGAAAAATTAAAAGTCAACATTGAGAAGAATGCATGGGATGGCGAATGGTACCGTCGTGCCTACTTCGACGATGGAACTCCACTTGGATCTCATCTCAACGATGAATGTCAGATCGATTCACTTTCTCAAAGTTGGTCTGTTATTTCCGGTGTTGCAGATAAAACCCGTGCATTGACTGCCATGAATTCTGCTTATGCCAGATTAGTGAATAAGAAAGATAATATTATTTGTCTGTTAGATCCTGCATTTGATAAGTCTGTTACCAATCCGGGCTACATCAAAGGTTATGTAGCAGGTGTTCGTGAGAACGGCGGACAATATTCGCATGCTGCTATCTGGATGATCATTGCATTTACTAAGCTTGGAGATTCTGAAAAAGCATGGGAGTTATTTAAAATGATCAATCCGATAAATCATGGACGTACTCCTGAAGAGATTGCAACATACAAAGTCGAACCATATGTAATGGCCGGTGATGTCTATGCAGTGTCACCACATCAAGGTCATGGTGGCTGGACATGGTACACAGGTTCTGCAGGATGGATGAATCAATTGATCACAGATCATTTCTTCGGACTCAGAAAAGAAGGCGACAAACTTTCTTTTGTTCCATGTGTTCCTGCTGAATGGGGATCTTTTAAAATTCATTATCGATATAAATCATCCGTATACAATATTTCGTTTACTCAGGATAGCGGAGTAGGCGCAATGACAGTAAAGGAAAACAATATCGATTTTGAAAATAATAAGATCGCATTGGTGGATGACGGAGCGACGCATGAGGTGAAGATTGTTTTGTATAGAGGAAAATAA